aatgtgaacttggtgatatcaacctcctccagcccctgaagctgctctccctgctgACTGCTCCCaagttcctcctgttcctctttaatgtgtggcggctctggctcctcctggtcttggtccagactgcagctcctctcctgctgctcagagggaaactCGTCTTCGCTCACCGACAGCTGCTGAacgtctgcaggaaacacagaaacacacagtgaggaaaaataCACAGTCAGTGCATTCATCTGTTTCACACAGATTGTTGAAACAATAGCTTCCAAAATGCTTTGGGAATATCAACAGGAACCATAACATAACTTacaaacctgctctgtgtaggtGAAGAATATTAATTAAACTGCACTACAAcaatgttacacacagtaactatTGTAACTCTAATGTAACTGCATTTAACATAGGTAAGttactaacctgctctgtgtaagtgaattaaagtaactaacctgctctccgtaactgaagtaaagtatcTAACCtgctgtgtaactgaagtaaagtaactaacctgctctgtgtaactgaagtaaagtaactaacctgctctgtgtagcagaatctgagggttgaaaacagcgtccagtagtttctgttgtcgctcgttcttctcttttgaacgacaaagttgctcctcgtactctgctatcgttctttcaaacagcccaaatatctcttcagcagccgcagtcagtcgctgctccaccagcgctctcaccgtttggactttagacattgtcacaaagagacacaaactttgtctccacacaaactccgtcagaaacacagttttCCCTCCTTCAGTCACTCTGGCTAGCGCCGCGTTGCTAgccagctagcatgctaagctaacttgaatATGTTTCTACGTTAGTCTACCGAGAGATGAGTCAGAGGAAAAAACATCCAGAAAAAGACGGTGAACAGCACAGAGTCCAGTCAGGCAGGTTTATCCGGACATACGGAGACTTTGACGAATCAGAACACAAACTTTCTCACACAAAGAAGAAGCGGTTACTACGAACGCTAGTCGCCATATTGCTTGAAGAACAACATCCGGTTCCGCtgaaacttcttcttcttcttcttttgagttttaTTGGCGGTTGTCAGACCAACGTACAGGagcattaccgccacctactggactggagtgtggagcagtagattgacaggaaaataaaataaagtaaaataagtaataataataattataaaattaagataaataaattatttaacgaGAAAGGGGGGaacaatagtgtaaataatagcatattacaatacaaatataaatcattAAATACACAACTAAATTATCTCTATAAGTCCTGTTTCCCTCAGGTAATTAAATAGGggcttgttttctttgcatgatttttttcccaGGAATACTTTCCAGGGTGTCTCTTTCTTTACATTCTACCAGCACATGTTTGACTGTTTCTGGTTCATTGAAGTGGCTGCAAAGCCCTGTAGGGTGTTACCTATTCCATGGAGTGTTTGGTTTAATCCTGTGTGTCCGATCCTAAGGCGTGAGATTGCCATCTCCTCCTTTGGATTCCTACTCCTGACTCCTCcctactgtaactgcagctacaacgatacatacagtaactctactgtaactgcagctacAATGATACATttagtaactctactgtaactgtagctacaattatacatacagtaactctactgtaactgtagctacaatgatacatacagtaactctactgtaactgcagctacaacaatacatacagtaactctactgtaactgtagctacaatgatacatacagtaactctaatGTAACTGCAGCTACAatgatacatacagtaactctactgtaactgtagctacaatgatacatacagtaactctactgtaactgtagctacaatgttacatacagtaactctactgtagcTATATTTacaatgttacatacagtaactctactgcaACTGTAGCTACAACAATACATACAGtgactctactgtaactgtagctacaacgatacatacagtaactctactgtaactgtagctacaatgttacatacagtaactctactgtaactatATTTacaatgttacatacagtaactctactgtaactgtagctacaacgatacatacagtaactctactgtaactgtagctacaatgttacatacagtaactctactgtaactgtagctacaacgatacatacagtaactctactgtaactatATTTacaatgttacatacagtaactctactgtaactgtagctacaatgttacatacagtaactctactgtaactatATTCacaatgttacatacagtaactctactgtaactgtagctacgATActtacagtaactctactgtaactgtagctacaatgttacatacagtaactctactgtaactatATTTacaatgttacatacagtaactctactgtaactgtagctacaaCAATACATATAGTAACTCTACTGCAACTGTAGCTacaatgttacatacagtaactctactgtaactgtagctacaacaatacatacagtgactctactgtaactgtagctaaaacgatacatacagtaactctactgcaACTGTAGCTACAatgatacatacagtaactctactgtaactgtagctaaaatgttacatacagtaactctactgtaactgtagctacaaCGAtgcatacagtaactctactgtaactatAGCTACAatgatacatacagtaactctactgcaACTGTAGCTACAatgatacatacagtaactctactgtaactgtagctacaacgatacatacagtaactctacagtaactgtagctacaatgttacatacagtaactctactgtaactgtagctacaatgttacatacagtaactctactgtaactgtagctacaacaatacatacagtaactctactgtaactgtagctacaatgttacatacagtaactctactgtaactgtagctacaaTGATACATACAgcaactctactgtaactgtagctacaatgttacatacagtaactctactgtagcTATATTTACAATGTTACATACAATAACTCTACTGCAACTGTAGCTACAACAATACATACAGtgactctactgtaactgtagctacaacgatacatacagtaactctactgtaactgtagctacaatgttacatacagtaactctactgtaactatATTTacaatgttacatacagtaactctactgtaactgtagctacaaCGATACATACAGTAattctactgtaactgtagctacaatattacatacagtaactctactgtaactgtagctacaatgttacatacagtaactctactgtcaCTATATTTacaatgttacatacagtaactctactgtaactgtagctacaaCGATACAGACAGTAACTTTACTTTCACTGAATTGCTCCGTTTGGTGACATTAATGTAACGTTCCGACTCAACACCTTTACATTTCTAATTCTCCCCACTGAGAATCTCTATGGATCATAGATTGACTAGTGTGAGACGATGTTTCTATGAGATAGATACTTTCTAGTCAATGTCAAGACGAATCTCAGAATAAAACCTGATCCTGACCAGGTTCGCTCTGCAGCATGAGTTCCCATGGTGATCTAGCCAGGttaaaagagaaccaccttTGAGATAGTGAAAACCCAGGGTTAAACCCAAAGTTACCTCACTGACCCTCAAATCCAGCTTCGTAGTACAGGGCTCTGGAATCACATCACAGGGATAGCCTGTTTAGGGATTTGTGGCCTAATGTAAAACAAAGCACGCTTATCCTCGTACAACAAACTGAAGAAGGGACACTTTCTGatataaacaacatttatttgaatggaatcatttaaaaacaaggcACCAGAACGTGCTAACAGAGAACATAGATCAGATATGAACCTGAGATTTAACATGCCAACAGGACATGAAGAGGATGatgaaacagaaacactgaaatttAAATACCAACAACTTCTAGGCAACTTTCTTATATTAagaacatgtttatttcatcCAACTGTTAAAATGAATACTGTTGCATTTGTTACACTTCTACAATCAAATATCTCATTAAAATCTCAGTTTGTGaacttttgttttgcaaaacaaacaaaaaatgaacaaaaaggaaattaatATCATATCACATCATGGAAAACAAACgaatgtttcatattttgatTGTGGGTacattttatttgcaaaaaTGTGGATTTATTAAAAGTTACTCAAACATCTGTggaatttaaaaatgacttgaaaatcTTCACTCCttaaaaaagattgaaaaagagGAGCACTATATAACAAATATATCCTTTGGTATGTTTGTTTCTCTatacattgtatttattttgtttttatttttctttgaattATGTTTGTGTCTAATAAAGATAATGCCTGTTTGTTATTTAAACACGTTTCATGAACAAATATTTCACCCCCTTCCCAACAACATAAGTAGCCTTCAAACTGAATCCACAACACCCTCTGAAAAGTCCAAGGGCTTTATAAAAAGACTCTATCCACACTGACCTTTTTCTAAGAATTTACAGCAGACTGAGTTTTTCTGGTTTACTTCCAACCACCcgtcatcagtctcaggttcacAAGAATCTCCAGTCTTTTCATCAGTATCTGGTCCATCTGGATCAGAGTTCCTTTCTGCTACATCAGATTCTCTTTGCATCTCTTCCTCTGGACTGCTGACTGGAGGCTGAggagctgaaaggtttctctcctttGTGGTGTCTCATGTGTCTCTTTAAATTGTGCGAACCTTTGTAAGATTTCtcacaaactgagcagcgataaggtttctctcctgtgtgagcTCTCATGTGTCGCTTTAAATTCCTTCTCACTGTAAAAGATTTattacacactgagcagctggaaggtttctctcctgtgtgaactctCCTGTGTTTCTTCAGATTCAAACGACTACTGGAACCTTTTCCACTTACTGAGCAGCTggaaggtttctctcctgtgtgaactctCATGTGTGTCTTCAGATTGTGACGCCTACCGAAACCTTTACCACATACTGAGCAGATGAAAGGTTTCTTTCCTGTGTGAACTCTCACGTGTGCCTTCAGATTCTGAGGCAGACTGAAACTTTTACCACATACTGAGCAGCTGtagggtttctctcctgtgtgaactctCATGTGTTGCTTCAGAGAAGCACTCCTACTGACACTtttaccacacactgagcagctgaaaggtttctctcctgtgtggagtctcatgtgtgactttaaatgtccactctgtgtaaacgttttcttacaaactgagcagctgaaaggtctctgtcctgtgtggagtctcatgtgtgtcTTCAGATTGTGACGCCTACCGAAACCTTTACCACATACTGAGCAGATGAAAGGTTTCTTTCCTGTGTGAACTCTCACGTGTGCCTTCAGATTCTGAGGCCGACTGAAACTTTTACCACATACTGAGCAGCTGtagggtttctctcctgtgtgaactctCATGTGTTGCTTCAGAGAAGCACTCCTACTGACACTtttaccacacactgagcagctgaaaggtttctctcctgtgtggcaACTCATGTGTCGCTTTAAACTCCCCTTCTCTGTGAAAGATTTATTAGACAATGAGCAGCTGAAAGATTTCTTTCCAGCCCTCAATCTGGAATCCCTGACAGGGCCGccatcttttttaaaacagtttaaacctGACTGATGTTCTTCGGTCTCCGTCCAATCagcactgtcatcagtctcaggttcagaagagtctCCCAGCTGTTGATTTGTATCAGATTGTAAATGTGGATCTggatcagagttcctgtctggttctggtcctccacagtcctctccaccAGCTTCTGTTTTCAAtcgttcagtttgtgtttgatgaagctgtgaggactgagctttctcttcatcttcttcactcttcacagggacaggagtggATGTAACCTtggtgatatcagcctcctccagccattgaagctgctctccctgctgACTGGTCCAAGGtttctcctgttcctctttaatgtgtgggggctCTGGGTCCT
This genomic interval from Centropristis striata isolate RG_2023a ecotype Rhode Island chromosome 14, C.striata_1.0, whole genome shotgun sequence contains the following:
- the LOC131984408 gene encoding gastrula zinc finger protein XlCGF57.1-like, with the protein product MTPPSLSLTIDTSWQLYFRCCKSLCVCLPFSADVQQLLVVKEEIPSEQQERSSTLDQEDPEPPHIKEEQEKPWTSQQGEQLQWLEEADITKVTSTPVPVKSEEDEEKAQSSQLHQTQTERLKTEAGGEDCGGPEPDRNSDPDPHLQSDTNQQLGDSSEPETDDSADWTETEEHQSGLNCFKKDGGPVRDSRLRAGKKSFSCSLSNKSFTEKGSLKRHMSCHTGEKPFSCSVCGKSVSRSASLKQHMRVHTGEKPYSCSVCGKSFSRPQNLKAHVRVHTGKKPFICSVCGKGFGRRHNLKTHMRLHTGQRPFSCSVCKKTFTQSGHLKSHMRLHTGEKPFSCSVCGKSVSRSASLKQHMRVHTGEKPYSCSVCGKSFSLPQNLKAHVRVHTGKKPFICSVCGKGFGRRHNLKTHMRVHTGEKPSSCSVSGKGSSSRLNLKKHRRVHTGEKPSSCSVCNKSFTVRRNLKRHMRAHTGEKPYRCSVCEKSYKGSHNLKRHMRHHKGEKPFSSSASSQQSRGRDAKRI